One Odontesthes bonariensis isolate fOdoBon6 chromosome 17, fOdoBon6.hap1, whole genome shotgun sequence genomic window carries:
- the gjb10 gene encoding gap junction protein beta 10 — protein MNWAFLQGLLSGVNKYSTAFGRVWLSIVFLFRVMVFVVAAEKVWGDEQKDFICNTAQPGCHNVCYDHFFPLSHVRLWALQLIFVTCPSFLVVMHVAYREEREKKHALKYGENCARLYQNPGKKRGGLWWTYVLTLIFKIGVDTTFVYLLYHIYEGYDFPSLIKCEEKPCPNKVDCFIARPTEKRIFTIFMVVTSLACILLSIFEILYLVCKRCHECFSSIHRSHHAITTILSSGGNLIESNTLKLPRKSTPETPAPSYSAVVS, from the coding sequence ATGAACTGGGCATTCCTCCAGGGTCTCCTCAGCGGGGTGAACAAATACTCCACAGCTTTCGGGAGAGTGTGGCTCTCTATTGTTTTCCTCTTCAGGGTCATGGTGTTTGTTGTAGCAGCGGAGAAGGTCTGGGGAGATGAACAGAAAGACTTCATATGTAACACGGCTCAGCCCGGGTGCCACAATGTCTGCTATGACCACTTCTTCCCTTTGTCCCACGTGCGGCTGTGGGCATTGCAGCTCATCTTCGTCACCTGCCCATCATTTCTGGTGGTGATGCATGTTGCCTACAGGGAAGaacgagaaaaaaaacacgCGCTCAAGTACGGTGAGAATTGTGCCCGTCTCTACCAAAACCCTGGGAAAAAGCGTGGAGGCCTTTGGTGGACATACGTCTTAACACTGATCTTCAAAATAGGTGTCGATACTACCTTTGTCTACCTCCTCTACCACATCTATGAGGGCTACGACTTCCCCTCGCTCATCAAGTGTGAAGAGAAGCCCTGTCCCAACAAGGTTGACTGCTTCATCGCTCGGCCTACTGAGAAAAGAATATTCACCATCTTCATGGTGGTCACCAGCTTGGCCTGCATCCTCCTCTCCATCTTTGAAATTCTCTACCTGGTTTGCAAACGCTGCCATGAATGTTTCTCATCAATCCATCGCTCTCACCATGCCATTACCACCATACTATCAAGTGGAGGCAACCTAATAGAGTCAAACACTCTAAAGCTGCCACGTAAAAGCACCCCTGAAACACCCGCACCTTCATACAGTGCCGTCGTATCTTGA
- the gjb3 gene encoding gap junction protein beta 3 translates to MDWKTFQALLSGVNKYSTAFGRIWLSVVFVFRVMVYVVAAERVWGDEQKDFDCNTKQPGCANVCYDHFFPISHIRLWALQLIFVTCPSFMVVMHVAYRDDRERKYRAKHGESTKLYINTGRKHGGLWWTYLISLFVKTGIEVSFLYILHWIYDSFYLPRLVKCEVSPCPNQVDCYIGHPTEKKVFTYFMVGASALCIVLNICEIIYLISMHFVRIAKKFKTRHGNMALHHDYTDDSFNNCNISMSKHALKDQPPSFKKPPKSSHGPSSLKLEQKIRASAPNLSTTS, encoded by the coding sequence ATGGACTGGAAGACCTTCCAAGCCCTCCTCAGTGGGGTGAACAAATACTCCACTGCATTTGGACGAATATGgctgtcagtggtgtttgtGTTCCGGGTGATGGTGTACGTGGTGGCGGCTGAACGAGTGTGGGGTGACGAGCAGAAGGACTTTGACTGCAACACCAAGCAGCCTGGCTGTGCCAACGTATGCTATGACCACTTCTTCCCCATCTCCCACATCCGCTTGTGGGCCCTGCAACTCATCTTTGTAACTTGCCCGTCCTTCATGGTAGTCATGCACGTGGCGTACCGTGATGACCGCGAGCGCAAGTACAGGGCCAAGCATGGTGAGAGCACTAAGCTGTACATCAACACAGGCAGGAAACATGGTGGCTTGTGGTGGACCTACTTGATCAGCCTCTTCGTCAAGACGGGCATCGAGGTCTCCTTCCTCTACATCCTCCACTGGATCTATGACAGCTTCTACTTGCCAAGGctggtcaagtgtgaggtgtcGCCTTGCCCCAACCAGGTGGACTGTTACATCGGTCACCCCACTGAAAAAAAGGTCTTCACGTACTTCATGGTCGGAGCTTCGGCTCTCTGCATCGTCCTGAACATCTGTGAGATCATTTATCTCATCTCCATGCACTTTGTGCGAATTGCAAAGAAGTTCAAAACCCGCCACGGCAACATGGCCTTGCATCACGACTACACCGACGACTCCTTTAACAATTGCAACATATCTATGTCAAAGCATGCTCTGAAGGACCAGCCTCCTTCCTTCAAGAAACCCCCCAAGTCCTCACACGGGCCATCTTCACTTAAACTTGAACAGAAGATACGGGCCTCTGCTCCTAACTTGTCCACTACTTCATGA
- the hmgcl gene encoding hydroxymethylglutaryl-CoA lyase, mitochondrial, giving the protein MAAVMRLVNRSSLSSAMGQQYLAFSSAAKLKTAGVRGSGTLPEKVKIVEVGPRDGLQNEKTIVPTEAKINLIDLLSESGLPVIEATSFVSPKWVPQMADQLEVMKGIKKKPGVSYPVLTPNLKGFQAAVKAGASEVAIFGAASELFSKKNINCSVDESLQRFDEVMKAAKAASVPVRGYVSCVVGCPYEGKVAPEKVAHVAKRLYSMGCYEISLGDTIGVGTPGSMTEMLEAVSREVPVSALAVHCHDTYGQALANILVALQMGISVVDSSVAGLGGCPYAQGASGNVATEDVVYMLDGLGIQTGVDLTKLMDAGAFICRTLNRKTNSKVAQATCKL; this is encoded by the exons ATGGCGGCCGTTATGAGGCTCGTAAACAGAAGCAGTTTGAGCTCAGCTATGGGTCAGCAGTACCTGGCGTTCAGCTCCGCAGCCAAACTAAAAACG gctggCGTAAGAGGAAGTGGTACTCTTCCCGAAAAGGTGAAAATAGTGGAGGTGGGACCCAGAGATGGTCTTCAAAACGAGAAG ACAATCGTGCCAACAGAAgcaaaaattaatttaattgacTTGTTATCAGAGTCAGGGCTGCCGGTCATTGAGGCCACCAGCTTTGTATCTCCTAAATGGGTACCACAG ATGGCAGACCAGTTGGAAGTAATGAAGGGTATCAAGAAGAAGCCGGGAGTGTCTTATCCGGTCCTCACTCCCAATCTCAAAGGTTTCCAGGCTGCT GTGAAGGCAGGAGCTTCAGAGGTGGCCATATTTGGTGCTGCATCTGAGCTGTTCAGCAAGAAGAACATAAACTGCTCAGTGGACGAGAGTTTACAGCGCTTTGACGAGGTTATGAAGGCAGCCAAAGCAGCTTCCGTGCCTGTTAGAGG TTATGTTTCATGTGTCGTTGGGTGCCCATATGAAGGCAAGGTGGCGCCTGAAAAAGTTGCACAT GTAGCCAAGCGTTTATACTCTATGGGCTGCTATGAGATCTCTCTGGGTGACACCATTGGAGTGGGGACTCCTGGTAGCATGACAGAAATGCTGGAAGCAGTGAGCAGAGAGGTGCCCGTCAGTGCCTTGGCAGTGCACTGTCACGACACCTATGGCCAGGCTCTGGCTAACATCCTTGTAGCCTTACAG ATGGGAATCAGTGTGGTGGACTCGTCAGTAGCTGGACTGGGTGGCTGTCCTTACGCTCAGGGGGCTTCTGGGAATGTTGCCACGGAAGACGTTGTCTATATGCTAGATGGACTTGGGATTCAAACA ggAGTGGACCTCACAAAGCTGATGGATGCTGGAGCTTTCATCTGTCGAACCCTTAACAGGAAAACCAACTCCAAAGTTGCACAGGCCACCTGCAAACTGTAG
- the zbtb8a gene encoding zinc finger and BTB domain-containing protein 8A produces MDMVADLGASRLYRAPGESSHQQPQRWFNTADITVSHQSNLLKQLNQQRRQELFCDCSVLVEGQLFRAHRNVLFASSGYFRMLLTQGPDGLLDTVNATFDVFSPETFTVILDFIYSGQLDLSSHNVIEVMSAASYLQMNNVINYCKNFIKSSLDISVKEEDSDRCLSISETCSFTSGAGEESTEQQQQGPCSVSPPPALWTRDSSRSQSGFMGKDSDQDVSASALKTDPSSPANELGADAEDLQDPQDPLYTLPGPERRRGKGGTKRKAPNSTHSSQNEDLDILEARTQKAEKAEELYATLPPIVGVIGHFNRDSNPVMRFKCPFCTHTVKRKADLKRHLRCHTGERPYPCQACNKRFTRLEHLRSHFETIHQARKLVCRKCKCQVTEETGHVVCEGTRRYRMCTACIQEVGCDDIPMDSLEGPNEEPALLLGVDGEEEGDTKRSWMVNDDDDLAEDSGTDLIIQQVDDSDEELQ; encoded by the exons ATGGATATGGTGGCTGACTTGGGGGCGAGTAGGCTCTATCGGGCTCCGGGTGAATCGAGTCACCA GCAGCCTCAGAGGTGGTTCAACACAGCTGACATCACAGTGTCTCATCAAAGCAATCTGCTGAAGCAGCTCAACCAGCAGCGCCGGCAGGAGCTTTTCTGTGACTGCAGTGTGCTGGTGGAGGGCCAGCTCTTCAGGGCCCACCGCAATGTCTTGTTTGCCAGCAGCGGTTACTTTCGCATGCTGCTGACCCAGGGACCTGATGGGCTGCTCGACACTGTTAACGCCACCTTCGACGTCTTCAGCCCAGAGACTTTCACCGTCATCCTAGATTTCATTTACTCTGGCCAGCTTGACCTCTCCAGTCACAATGTGATTGAGGTCATGTCTGCAGCCAGCTACTTGCAGATGAACAATGTCATCAACTACTGCAAGAACTTTATCAAATCCTCATTGGACATCAGTGTGAAAGAGGAGGACAGCGACCGCTGCCTCAGCATATCTGAGACCTGTAGTTTCACCAGTGGAGCAGGAGAAGAgtccacagagcagcagcagcaaggcccCTGCTCTGTCAGCCCACCGCCTGCACTCTGGACCCGCGATAGTTCTAGATCCCAGTCTGGCTTTATGGGGAAAGACTCAGACCAGGATGTGTCTGCCTCAGCCCTGAAAACTGATCCAAGCAGCCCTGCTAATGAGCTCGGTGCAGATGCAGAAGATCTGCAGGACCCTCAGGACCCTCTGTACACATTACCTGGACCAGAGCGCCGGCGTGGGAAAGGTGGGACCAAAAGGAAAGCACCCAACAGCACTCACTCCAGCCAGAATGAAGATCTGGATATACTGGAGGCAAGAACTCAAAAAGCTGAAAAGGCAGAGGAGCTTTATGCAACTCTACCACCCATTGTGGGTGTTATCGGTCACTTCAATAGAG ATTCCAACCCAGTTATGCGTTTCAAATGCCCCTTTTGTACTCACACGGTAAAGAGGAAGGCGGACCTGAAGCGTCACCTGCGCTGTCACACCGGGGAGAGGCCGTATCCATGTCAGGCCTGCAACAAGCGCTTTACACGCCTGGAGCATCTTCGCAGCCACTTTGAAACA ATCCATCAAGCCAGGAAGCTGGTGTGCAGAAAGTGTAAGTGTCAGGTGACAGAAGAAACTGGGCATGTGGTGTGTGAGGGCACACGCCGGTACCGCATGTGCACCGCCTGCATCCAGGAAGTGGGCTGCGACGACATCCCCATGGACAGTCTTGAGGGACCCAATGAGGAGCCGGCGTTGTTACTTGGCGTGgacggggaggaggagggggacaCCAAGAGGAGCTGGATGGTGAACGATGATGATGACCTGGCTGAAGATTCGGGGACGGACCTCATCATCCAGCAAGTGGACGACAGTGATGAGGAGCTGCAGTGA
- the gale gene encoding UDP-glucose 4-epimerase isoform X1 translates to MAEKVLVTGGAGYIGSHCVVELIEAGYQPIVVDNFSNAVRGEGGVAESILRIEKLLDTNIEFHDLDLLDRPGLEKLFKTHSFSSVIHFAGLKAVGESVEQPLRYYRVNLTASLNLLEVMQAHKVHNLVFSSSATVYGDPQQLPIDEQHPVGGCTNPYGKTKYFIEEMIKDHCKAEKGWNAVLLRYFNPIGAHSSGLIGEDPQGIPNNLLPYVAQVAVGRRECLSVFGNDYNTPDGTGVRDYIHVVDLAKGHIAALKKLKDNCGCKVYNLGTGRGYSVLQMVKAMKKASGKEIPYKVAPRRGGDVASCYADPQLAEKELGWKAEFDLERMCEDLWRWQSKNPTGFCNGTAS, encoded by the exons ATGGCAGAGAAGGTGCTGGTCACAGGTGGAGCGGGCTACATTGGGAGTCACTGTGTGGTGGAGCTCATTGAAGCAGGCTACCAACCCATCGTAGTAGACAACTTCAGTAACGCTGTGCGAG GAGAGGGGGGTGTCGCAGAGAGCATACTAAGGATAGAGAAGCTTCTGGACACCAACATTGAGTTTCACGATTTAGACCTTCTGGACCGACCTGGATTGGAGAAACTATTCAAAACG CATTCTTTCAGCTCTGTGATTCACTTTGCTGGCCTGAAGGCCGTCGGGGAGTCGGTGGAGCAGCCGTTACGCTACTACAGAGTCAACCTCACTGCCTCACTGAACCTGCTTGAG GTGATGCAGGCTCACAAGGTGCACAATCTGGTCTTCAGCAGCTCAGCCACAGTATATGGAGACCCACAGCAACTTCCCATAGATGAACAGCACCCCGTGGGCGGCTGCACCAACCCCTACGGCAAGACCAAGTACTTCATCGAGGAGATGATCAAGGACCACTGTAAAGCTGAGAAG GGCTGGAATGCAGTGCTGCTGCGATATTTCAATCCCATTGGAGCTCATTCGTCTGGTCTGATTGGAGAGGACCCTCAGGGTATTCCAAACAACCTGCTGCCGTATGTTGCTCAG GTTGCCGTTGGAAGGAGagagtgcctcagtgtgtttggAAATGACTATAACACACCGGACGGCACAG GTGTACGCGATTACATCCATGTTGTAGATCTGGCAAAGGGACACATAGCAGCTCTGAAGAAGCTGAAGGACAACTGCGGGTGCAAG GTTTACAACCTGGGAACAGGAAGAGGCTACTCTGTCCTCCAGATGGTGAAAGCAATGAAGAAGGCATCAGGGAAGGAG ATCCCATACAAGGTTGCCCCTCGTAGAGGAGGAGACGTAGCATCCTGCTATGCTGACCCTCAACTAGCAGAGAAAGAGCTGGGCTGGAAGGCTGAATTTGACCTGGAAAGAATGT GTGAGGATCTGTGGCGCTGGCAGTCGAAGAACCCCACCGGGTTTTGCAACGGCACCGCTTCTTGA
- the gale gene encoding UDP-glucose 4-epimerase isoform X2: MAEKVLVTGGAGYIGSHCVVELIEAGYQPIVVDNFSNAVREGGVAESILRIEKLLDTNIEFHDLDLLDRPGLEKLFKTHSFSSVIHFAGLKAVGESVEQPLRYYRVNLTASLNLLEVMQAHKVHNLVFSSSATVYGDPQQLPIDEQHPVGGCTNPYGKTKYFIEEMIKDHCKAEKGWNAVLLRYFNPIGAHSSGLIGEDPQGIPNNLLPYVAQVAVGRRECLSVFGNDYNTPDGTGVRDYIHVVDLAKGHIAALKKLKDNCGCKVYNLGTGRGYSVLQMVKAMKKASGKEIPYKVAPRRGGDVASCYADPQLAEKELGWKAEFDLERMCEDLWRWQSKNPTGFCNGTAS; this comes from the exons ATGGCAGAGAAGGTGCTGGTCACAGGTGGAGCGGGCTACATTGGGAGTCACTGTGTGGTGGAGCTCATTGAAGCAGGCTACCAACCCATCGTAGTAGACAACTTCAGTAACGCTGTGCGAG AGGGGGGTGTCGCAGAGAGCATACTAAGGATAGAGAAGCTTCTGGACACCAACATTGAGTTTCACGATTTAGACCTTCTGGACCGACCTGGATTGGAGAAACTATTCAAAACG CATTCTTTCAGCTCTGTGATTCACTTTGCTGGCCTGAAGGCCGTCGGGGAGTCGGTGGAGCAGCCGTTACGCTACTACAGAGTCAACCTCACTGCCTCACTGAACCTGCTTGAG GTGATGCAGGCTCACAAGGTGCACAATCTGGTCTTCAGCAGCTCAGCCACAGTATATGGAGACCCACAGCAACTTCCCATAGATGAACAGCACCCCGTGGGCGGCTGCACCAACCCCTACGGCAAGACCAAGTACTTCATCGAGGAGATGATCAAGGACCACTGTAAAGCTGAGAAG GGCTGGAATGCAGTGCTGCTGCGATATTTCAATCCCATTGGAGCTCATTCGTCTGGTCTGATTGGAGAGGACCCTCAGGGTATTCCAAACAACCTGCTGCCGTATGTTGCTCAG GTTGCCGTTGGAAGGAGagagtgcctcagtgtgtttggAAATGACTATAACACACCGGACGGCACAG GTGTACGCGATTACATCCATGTTGTAGATCTGGCAAAGGGACACATAGCAGCTCTGAAGAAGCTGAAGGACAACTGCGGGTGCAAG GTTTACAACCTGGGAACAGGAAGAGGCTACTCTGTCCTCCAGATGGTGAAAGCAATGAAGAAGGCATCAGGGAAGGAG ATCCCATACAAGGTTGCCCCTCGTAGAGGAGGAGACGTAGCATCCTGCTATGCTGACCCTCAACTAGCAGAGAAAGAGCTGGGCTGGAAGGCTGAATTTGACCTGGAAAGAATGT GTGAGGATCTGTGGCGCTGGCAGTCGAAGAACCCCACCGGGTTTTGCAACGGCACCGCTTCTTGA